A portion of the Streptomyces sp. NBC_00376 genome contains these proteins:
- a CDS encoding sensor histidine kinase: MTSAGYAALVLLALLLLGAGFLLGRRTARPLRTSDVGTPVEHATFETLHTASLAAPPLRAGLTEESARRSARRLRSLLGTEALCLTDRDRVLVWDGEGEHHGRHVMDQVRDLLASGRDTAFRSDCDDLDCPLRWAVAVPLTVDNRVLGTLIAYAPRESAVLARAAGEVARWVCVQLELAELDRSRTQLIEAEIRALRAQISPHFIFNSLAAIASFVRTDPERARELLLEFADFTRYSFRSHGDFTTLADELHSIDQYLALVRARFGERLLVTLQVAPEVLPVALPFLCLQPLVENAVKHGLEGAVTSSRITISALDAGSEAEVVIEDDGTGMDPERLRHILRGEGGHSTGIGLLNVDERLRQVYGDDYGLVIETGIGAGMKITVRLPKYRAGVHGS, encoded by the coding sequence ATGACGAGCGCCGGATACGCCGCACTCGTCCTGCTCGCCCTGCTGCTGCTCGGCGCGGGTTTCCTGCTCGGCCGCCGCACCGCCCGGCCCCTGCGCACCAGCGACGTCGGGACCCCCGTCGAGCACGCCACCTTCGAGACCCTGCACACCGCCTCGCTCGCCGCGCCCCCGCTGCGCGCCGGGCTCACCGAGGAGAGCGCCCGCAGGTCCGCCCGCCGGCTGCGCTCCCTGCTCGGCACGGAGGCGCTCTGCCTCACCGACCGCGACCGGGTCCTCGTCTGGGACGGCGAGGGCGAGCACCACGGCCGCCACGTCATGGACCAGGTGCGCGACCTGCTCGCCAGCGGCCGGGACACCGCCTTCCGCAGCGACTGCGACGACCTGGACTGCCCGCTGCGCTGGGCCGTCGCCGTGCCGCTCACCGTCGACAACCGGGTACTGGGCACCCTGATCGCCTACGCCCCGCGCGAATCCGCGGTGCTGGCGCGCGCCGCCGGAGAGGTGGCCCGCTGGGTCTGCGTACAGCTGGAACTTGCCGAGCTCGACCGCTCCCGCACTCAGCTCATCGAGGCCGAGATCAGAGCGCTGCGGGCCCAGATCTCCCCGCACTTCATCTTCAACTCGCTCGCCGCCATAGCCTCGTTCGTCCGCACGGACCCGGAACGGGCCCGCGAACTCCTGCTGGAATTCGCCGACTTCACCCGCTACTCGTTCCGCAGCCACGGCGACTTCACCACCCTCGCCGACGAACTCCACTCCATCGACCAGTACCTGGCACTGGTACGCGCCCGCTTCGGCGAACGGCTCCTGGTCACCCTCCAGGTCGCCCCCGAGGTACTGCCCGTCGCCCTGCCGTTCCTCTGTCTCCAGCCGCTCGTCGAGAACGCCGTCAAGCACGGCCTCGAAGGGGCCGTCACCTCCAGCCGCATCACCATCAGCGCCCTGGACGCCGGCTCCGAGGCCGAGGTCGTCATCGAGGACGACGGCACCGGAATGGACCCGGAGCGCCTGCGCCACATCCTGCGGGGCGAGGGCGGCCACTCCACCGGAATCGGGCTGCTCAACGTCGACGAACGGCTGCGCCAGGTGTACGGGGACGACTACGGCCTCGTCATCGAGACGGGCATCGGCGCCGGGATGAAGATCACCGTACGACTGCCGAAGTACCGTGCCGGGGTGCACGGTTCCTGA
- a CDS encoding sigma-70 family RNA polymerase sigma factor — MTITTTDERTLADLQREHGPALLHFLLGLTFGDRQRAEDLLQETLVRAWQHPEAFDAPYDSMRPWLFTVARRLAIDARRSRQARPTEVGDAVLETTPAGEDPADATVSALDVRDAVRTLGPEHRAVLVQMYFRGLTVDETARVLGIPVGTVKSRSYYALRRLSHNLPGYSSRSSSRSRASSETASAAST, encoded by the coding sequence ATGACCATCACGACGACCGATGAGCGGACCCTCGCGGATCTGCAGCGGGAACACGGGCCCGCCCTCCTGCATTTCCTGCTCGGTCTGACCTTCGGCGACCGGCAGCGCGCCGAGGACCTGCTCCAGGAGACCCTGGTCCGGGCCTGGCAGCATCCGGAGGCCTTCGACGCCCCGTACGACTCGATGAGGCCCTGGCTCTTCACGGTCGCGCGGCGGCTCGCGATCGACGCGCGCCGCTCCAGGCAGGCCCGGCCGACCGAGGTCGGCGACGCCGTGCTGGAGACCACCCCGGCCGGCGAGGACCCCGCCGACGCCACGGTCTCGGCACTCGACGTACGCGACGCGGTACGCACCCTCGGTCCGGAGCACCGCGCGGTCCTCGTCCAGATGTACTTCCGCGGGCTCACCGTGGACGAGACGGCCCGGGTTCTCGGCATTCCGGTGGGCACGGTCAAGTCGCGTTCCTACTACGCGCTGCGCCGGCTCTCCCACAACCTCCCCGGCTACTCCAGCAGGTCCTCCTCGCGCAGCAGGGCGAGCAGCGAGACGGCCTCCGCGGCCTCCACGTAG
- a CDS encoding SAM-dependent methyltransferase, translating into MERPAWAPRGIDISVPSVSRMYDFYLGGSHNFEVDREAARKAMEFMPGLPKIMQANRAFMRRAVRYAVSEGISQFLDIGSGIPTFGNVHEVAQAADPEARVAYVDHDPVAVAHSRAVLEGNDRAVIAAADLRSPREIVKSPEISGLLDLDRPVALLLVAVLHFIEDSDDPQTAVAELREALAPGSIVVVTHASYEGLPLTRDEAGGAVDVYNNIRNPLVMRSRDEIARFFEGYEMVEPGLVSMPNWRPDAPVVTEQEDPYTFSGFAGVGRKA; encoded by the coding sequence ATGGAGCGTCCCGCCTGGGCACCGCGAGGCATTGACATTTCAGTGCCGAGCGTGTCTCGAATGTACGATTTCTATCTGGGCGGATCGCACAATTTCGAGGTGGACCGGGAAGCGGCACGCAAGGCCATGGAGTTCATGCCGGGACTCCCCAAGATCATGCAGGCGAATCGCGCCTTTATGCGGCGAGCCGTGCGTTACGCGGTGAGCGAGGGCATCAGTCAGTTTCTGGACATCGGTTCCGGAATACCGACCTTCGGCAATGTGCACGAAGTCGCCCAGGCGGCCGACCCCGAGGCCCGGGTGGCGTACGTCGACCACGACCCGGTCGCGGTCGCGCACAGCCGGGCCGTGCTCGAAGGAAACGACCGGGCGGTGATCGCCGCCGCCGATCTGCGCAGTCCGCGGGAGATCGTGAAAAGCCCGGAGATCTCCGGACTGCTCGACCTGGACCGCCCGGTGGCCCTGCTGCTGGTCGCGGTGCTCCACTTCATCGAGGACTCCGACGACCCGCAGACCGCGGTCGCCGAACTGCGCGAAGCGCTCGCCCCCGGCAGCATCGTCGTCGTGACCCACGCCTCGTACGAGGGCCTTCCGCTCACCCGGGATGAGGCGGGCGGCGCGGTCGACGTCTACAACAACATCCGCAACCCCCTGGTCATGCGGTCCCGCGACGAGATCGCCCGCTTCTTCGAGGGGTACGAGATGGTGGAGCCCGGCCTCGTGTCGATGCCGAACTGGCGCCCGGACGCCCCGGTGGTGACGGAGCAGGAGGACCCATACACGTTCTCGGGCTTCGCGGGAGTGGGACGCAAGGCGTGA
- a CDS encoding amino acid permease, protein MARLRVGEGVLRRKPIERIDEKGPAGEATTQLTRTLGLWQLTAIGVGGIIGAGIFTLAGTVANGTAGPAVLVSFLIAGVASAAAAFSYAEFAGLIPKAGSAYTYGYAVLGELVGWFIGWDLLLEYTAIVAVVAIGISGYFSFLLGEMGLEVPKWMLGAPGTGDGHKVDLFAALLCLLVAYLLTLGIKNAARFETVVVVLKVLVVLLVIGVGVFHINTANYTPFFPFGISGAFTGAATVFFAVFGYDAMSTAAEESKDAQRHMPKAILYSLGISMVLYVAACLVLTGMQSYKDIDPESGFSTAFKSVGLDRLADVIAVGAIIGILTVMFTFMLGVTRVWFSMSRDGLLPKWFAKTHPTRHVPTRVTWIVGGASALIAGFLPIGEAAELTNIGILLAFVVVCIAVIVLRYKQPELPRTFRTPGMPFVPALGVVFSIWLITFLQWQTWVRFVVWFLIGLVIYFGYSYRKSNMANTSATGTGTG, encoded by the coding sequence ATGGCAAGGCTCCGAGTGGGCGAGGGTGTGCTGCGCCGCAAGCCGATCGAGCGGATCGACGAAAAAGGGCCTGCGGGGGAAGCCACCACTCAGCTCACCAGAACGCTCGGGCTGTGGCAGCTCACGGCCATCGGCGTGGGCGGCATCATCGGCGCGGGCATCTTCACCCTCGCCGGCACGGTGGCGAACGGTACCGCCGGTCCCGCCGTCCTGGTCTCGTTCCTGATCGCGGGTGTGGCGAGTGCCGCGGCCGCGTTCAGCTACGCGGAGTTCGCGGGCCTCATCCCGAAGGCCGGCTCCGCCTACACCTACGGGTACGCGGTGCTCGGCGAGCTGGTGGGCTGGTTCATCGGCTGGGACCTGCTGCTGGAGTACACGGCGATCGTGGCGGTGGTCGCGATCGGCATCTCCGGCTACTTCAGCTTCCTGCTCGGGGAGATGGGGCTCGAAGTGCCGAAGTGGATGCTGGGCGCGCCCGGCACCGGCGACGGCCACAAGGTGGACCTGTTCGCCGCGCTGCTCTGTCTGCTCGTCGCGTACCTGCTCACCCTCGGCATCAAGAACGCGGCCCGCTTCGAGACGGTCGTGGTCGTCCTGAAGGTCCTCGTCGTCCTGCTGGTCATCGGCGTCGGTGTGTTCCACATCAACACCGCCAACTACACCCCGTTCTTCCCGTTCGGGATCAGCGGAGCCTTCACCGGTGCGGCCACGGTGTTCTTCGCGGTGTTCGGGTACGACGCCATGTCGACGGCGGCCGAGGAGTCCAAGGACGCCCAGCGCCACATGCCGAAGGCGATCCTGTACTCCCTCGGGATCTCCATGGTGCTCTACGTGGCGGCGTGCCTGGTACTGACGGGAATGCAGAGCTACAAGGACATCGACCCGGAGTCCGGGTTCTCCACGGCCTTCAAGTCGGTGGGGCTCGACCGGCTCGCCGATGTGATCGCGGTGGGCGCGATCATCGGCATCCTCACGGTGATGTTCACCTTCATGCTCGGCGTGACCCGGGTGTGGTTCTCGATGAGCCGTGACGGGCTGCTGCCGAAGTGGTTCGCCAAGACCCACCCGACCCGGCACGTGCCGACCCGGGTGACCTGGATCGTCGGTGGCGCCTCGGCCCTGATCGCCGGGTTCCTGCCGATCGGCGAGGCCGCCGAGCTGACCAACATCGGCATTCTGCTGGCGTTCGTCGTGGTGTGCATCGCGGTGATCGTGCTGCGCTACAAGCAGCCGGAGCTGCCGCGCACGTTCCGCACCCCCGGGATGCCGTTCGTCCCGGCGCTCGGGGTGGTGTTCTCGATCTGGCTGATCACCTTCCTCCAGTGGCAGACCTGGGTGCGTTTCGTGGTCTGGTTCCTGATCGGTCTGGTCATCTACTTCGGCTACTCGTACCGGAAGTCGAACATGGCGAACACCTCCGCAACGGGGACGGGGACGGGCTGA
- a CDS encoding bestrophin-like domain codes for MSEWLVLALAMVAASAVVLTIAVLNNRRIGEDDDPSETPDVIEYMTMMIGVVYAIVLGLAIAGVWEGRGAAQEYVRQEAQALHEVSVRSAVYPAEVRSRIRADVDAYVHHVVNDEWRAMSEHGSLTPEGTRLLAKVRADVTQYRPRNDHEGQAYQPLVDEVAAADDSRSARGQSAGATMPGVVWFGLIIGALVTIGLMFTLQIRRTFRELLLAGLFSVLIAFLLFLIWDFDSPFGRGISATAAPFLDLFPRAAGG; via the coding sequence ATGTCGGAATGGCTTGTTCTCGCCCTCGCCATGGTCGCGGCCAGCGCCGTCGTGCTGACCATCGCCGTACTCAACAACCGCCGGATCGGGGAGGACGACGACCCGTCCGAGACTCCTGACGTCATCGAGTACATGACGATGATGATCGGCGTGGTCTACGCGATCGTGCTGGGCCTCGCCATCGCGGGCGTCTGGGAGGGACGTGGCGCCGCGCAGGAATACGTACGTCAGGAGGCCCAGGCACTGCACGAGGTGAGTGTCCGCTCCGCCGTCTACCCGGCCGAGGTGCGCTCCCGCATCCGCGCCGATGTCGACGCCTACGTCCACCACGTCGTCAACGACGAGTGGCGGGCGATGAGCGAGCACGGCAGCCTCACCCCCGAAGGGACCCGCCTGCTGGCCAAGGTGCGCGCCGATGTCACCCAGTACCGGCCGAGGAACGACCACGAGGGGCAGGCATATCAGCCACTGGTCGACGAGGTGGCCGCGGCCGACGACTCGCGCAGCGCACGCGGGCAGAGCGCCGGTGCGACCATGCCGGGCGTGGTCTGGTTCGGCCTGATCATCGGAGCCCTGGTGACCATCGGGCTGATGTTCACGTTGCAGATCCGCAGAACGTTCCGCGAACTCCTGCTGGCCGGCCTCTTCAGTGTTCTGATCGCCTTTCTGCTGTTCCTGATCTGGGACTTCGACTCCCCCTTCGGGCGGGGCATCTCGGCCACCGCGGCACCGTTCCTCGATCTGTTCCCCCGCGCCGCGGGCGGCTAG
- a CDS encoding zf-HC2 domain-containing protein, which produces MTADPGEGPHVRHALGAYVLDALPAGETRTVSRHLQSCDRCAADYVEAAEAVSLLALLREEDLLE; this is translated from the coding sequence ATGACCGCCGATCCCGGGGAGGGCCCGCACGTGCGCCATGCGCTGGGCGCCTACGTACTCGACGCGCTCCCGGCGGGCGAGACCCGCACGGTCTCCCGCCATCTGCAGTCCTGCGACCGCTGCGCCGCCGACTACGTGGAGGCCGCGGAGGCCGTCTCGCTGCTCGCCCTGCTGCGCGAGGAGGACCTGCTGGAGTAG
- a CDS encoding universal stress protein produces the protein MTEPQPHKFERGTDGPKVIVAGLDGSDSSMRAAAYAAGLARRQGAMLALVYVQPVLPAGAALGAPIADTTGEVAEGLVSEIRESTRRVKEIWDVRWEFHTFRGDPYNGLVTAADELKADAVVVGASESAGHRFIGSVAIRLVKAGRWPVTVVP, from the coding sequence GTGACAGAACCGCAGCCTCATAAGTTCGAACGTGGCACAGACGGCCCGAAAGTGATCGTCGCAGGCCTCGACGGGTCCGATTCCTCCATGCGTGCCGCGGCCTACGCTGCGGGGCTCGCCCGCCGCCAGGGCGCCATGCTCGCCCTCGTCTACGTCCAGCCGGTGCTGCCCGCAGGGGCCGCGCTGGGTGCACCGATCGCCGATACGACCGGCGAGGTCGCGGAGGGACTGGTGAGCGAGATCCGGGAGTCGACCCGACGGGTGAAGGAAATATGGGACGTGCGCTGGGAGTTCCACACCTTCCGCGGCGACCCCTACAACGGGCTCGTGACCGCGGCGGACGAACTGAAGGCGGACGCCGTGGTCGTGGGCGCGTCGGAATCGGCCGGACACAGGTTCATCGGCTCGGTCGCGATCCGGCTGGTGAAGGCGGGCCGTTGGCCCGTCACGGTGGTCCCGTAG